Proteins encoded together in one Quercus lobata isolate SW786 chromosome 3, ValleyOak3.0 Primary Assembly, whole genome shotgun sequence window:
- the LOC115982742 gene encoding alpha-1,3-arabinosyltransferase XAT3-like, with translation MKMRDSTCLAIVVIFLVFQLYLYLSPVSRMNVSRSTKTIQGKKHRLPESINTRETLTPPFPQSTQAKEINCDRTHNFYDICSINDPTVLDPTTSTFFLMDPIISTPQKPMVEKLRPYPRKWESFTMPRIKEVTLISGPSSPKCKIQHKAPALVFSADGYTGNFFHDFNDIFIPLFITVNSVYPDQDVVLVILKARDWWVSKYIEIIHTFSKYSIINLDNDNITHCFPSVNVGMITHGFMTIDPKLTPNSITFTHFRAFLDKAYGQNQNQNQNHPSKFKHSKSRPILVLASRSGGVGRVLLNQNEVKLEVEKIGFNVIVFEPRTTTPLKESYALINSSHAMIGIHGAALTHSLFLRPGSVFLQVVPLGAEWVSQVCFEKSAKDMGLVYMEYRIKAEESSLIVKYDKDDTMIKDPVAYRGKNWSAEIMSIYLKEQNVKLDLVRFREYLKEMYKTAKKFMEKEG, from the exons ATGAAGATGAGAGATTCAACATGCCTTGCAATAGTAgtcatttttttggtatttcagCTTTACTTATATTTATCACCAGTATCGAGAATGAATGTGTCGCGTTCAACCAAGACCATTCAAG GTAAAAAACACAGGTTACCCGAATCAATCAACACGAGGGAAACACTCACTCCACCATTTCCACAATCCACTCAAGCAAAAGAAATCAACTGTGACCGCACTCACAATTTCTACGACATTTGTTCAATCAATGACCCAACAGTCCTAGACCCCACTACTTCAACATTCTTTCTAATGGACCCTATCATCTCTACCCCACAAAAGCCCATGGTGGAAAAATTGAGGCCCTATCCACGCAAATGGGAGAGTTTCACAATGCCTAGAATCAAGGAGGTCACCCTCATCTCAGGCCcatcaagcccaaaatgtaaAATCCAACACAAGGCCCCTGCCCTAGTATTCAGTGCGGATGGGTACACTGGGAACTTCTTCCATGACTTCAATGATATCTTCATCCCCCTCTTCATCACTGTCAATTCAGTCTATCCTGATCAAGATGTTGTTCTCGTGATATTGAAGGCTCGTGATTGGTGGGTTAGTAAGTATATAGAAATAATACATACTTTCAGTAAGTACTCTATCATAAACTTGGATAATGATAATATCACTCATTGTTTTCCTTCTGTCAATGTAGGCATGATAACACATGGCTTTATGACTATAGACCCTAAATTAACACCAAACTCAATAACCTTCACTCATTTCCGTGCCTTCCTAGACAAGGCATATggccaaaaccaaaaccaaaaccaaaatcatCCCTCtaaatttaaacattcaaaGTCTAGGCCAATTCTTGTGTTGGCTAGTCGAAGTGGTGGTGTTGGTCGTGTACTCTTGAACCAAAATGAAGTAAAACTTGAAGTTGAAAAAATTGGTTTTAATGTGATTGTTTTTGAGCCAAGAACTACAACCCCTTTGAAGGAATCTTATGCATTAATAAATTCGAGTCATGCAATGATTGGAATACATGGTGCAGCACTTACACATTCATTGTTTCTTCGACCTGGCTCTGTGTTTTTGCAAGTGGTGCCACTTGGGGCTGAATGGGTGTCACAGGTTTGCTTTGAAAAATCAGCTAAGGATATGGGGTTAGTGTACATGGAGTATAGGATAAAAGCAGAGGAGAGCAGCTTGATAGTGAAATATGACAAGGATGACACGATGATAAAAGACCCAGTTGCTTATAGAGGAAAGAATTGGTCCGCTGAGATTATGAGCATATATTTGAAGGAACAAAATGTTAAGTTGGATTTGGTTAGATTTAGGGAGTACTTGAAGGAAATGTACAAGACGGCCAAGAAATTCATGGAGAAAGAGGGATAG